Within the Mumia flava genome, the region AGCAGCCGCTGCCCGTCGCCGGCGTGCGTACTGGTCTCCTGCACTGCGAGGCCGACCCGGTGCAGCGAGGCGAAGAGCCAGTCGCCGGACCGGTCCCCGGTGAAGATCCGGCCGGTCCGGTTGCCGCCGTGCGCCGCCGGCGCCAGGCCGACGACCAGGAACCGCGGTGCGGCGTCGCCCCAGCCCGGGATCGGGCGGCCCCAGTAGGACTCGTCCGCGAACGCGCGCCGCTTCGTCACCGCGACGTCCTCGCGCCAGTCGACCAGCCGCGGGCAGGCACGGCACACCGAGACGCGGGCGTCGAGCTCGGCCAGGTCACGGCCGACGTCGCTCAGCCGCGCGACCGCATCGGCGTCGGCGGCGACGGGCGTACGGGCGGTCGCCGGGTCGTCCGGCCATCCCGACCCCGGCGTCACGGGCGAGGTGAATCCGGTCCGAGCAGCCACACCACCAGCCTAGCCACGCGCCCCGAGCGCGATTCGTCGAGTTGCGGCGTGAATCGGAGGCCACGATCACGCCCGAACTCGACGAATCGGGGACGGGACGGAGCTGTCACCCGCCCGAAACCCTGCCGACACCTGCCGTCCGTACCGTCCTGGAAACGAGCACCGGGAGGAGGTGCCGATGAGCGTCGACCCCTTCATCGGGACCGAGGCCACCGCGCTGCCCGGGCGCACCGGGATCGCCGCCACCTGGTGGTGGCCGAAGCCGCAGGTCGGCAACACCCATCCCGGCGCCTGCTACCCGCTCGGGATGGTCTCCGCCTGTGCGTACTCCGGGGCGTACCCGACCGGCTACGGCCGCTACGACCTCAGTACGGAGGGCGTGCCGGTCGCGTTCCTCGACGACCAGGCCGCATCCGGCTTCACCCACTTCCAGCAGTCCGGGACCGGCGCGATCCGCAAGTACTACAACTACCTCCGGGTCACCCCGATGCTCGAGCCGCTGGACGCGCTCGGACGGACCTGGACGCTGCACGACGAGCGCGCCGGCGCGGGCTGGTACGAGACGACGCTGGAGTCCGGGGTGCGGTGCGAGATCACCGTCGGCCCGAAGAGCGCCGTGCACCGCTACACGTTCCCCGCGCACCACGACGCCCGGATCGTCATCGACCTCTCCCTCGGCGGGCTCTCCATCCCGTACGGCGCGACCGTGCCGCTGCGCGCCCACCTGGAGACCGTCGAGCCGGGCGAGGCGCGCGGGGAGCTCGTGGTCGAGGGCGCACCCCTCGCGGTCCACGTGGAGTGCGACGCGCAGCGGTGGCGGCAGATGCTCTGGTACGACCGCCGGCTGATGGCGGGAGGCAGCCGGCTCGACTTCGACGACATCCGCGCGACGACGCTGCGCCCGTTCGGTGTGATGTGGGCGGGGCCGACCACCGCCGAGCAGACCGTCGAGGT harbors:
- a CDS encoding uracil-DNA glycosylase, with the translated sequence MAARTGFTSPVTPGSGWPDDPATARTPVAADADAVARLSDVGRDLAELDARVSVCRACPRLVDWREDVAVTKRRAFADESYWGRPIPGWGDAAPRFLVVGLAPAAHGGNRTGRIFTGDRSGDWLFASLHRVGLAVQETSTHAGDGQRLLGGRMVAAVRCAPPANKPTVAERDTCAPWLEEEIRLVEPSVRAIVALGAYGWEATLRTFASLGVDVGRPRPRFGHGAETTLPKRSGGTVTLLGCFHPSQQNTFTGRLTEPMLDAVMTRAKEVSDD